ACGGCGTGCGCAACTTCCAGGCGCGCAACTTCCTGCGCGACCAGGTCCAGGTTGGCGACCAGGTGCTCTTCTACCACAGCAATGTCGCCGAACCGGGCGTGGTTGGCATCGCCGAGGTGGTGCGAGCCGGCTACCCCGACTTCACCGCCTTCGATCCCACCAGCAAGTACTTCGACCCCAAGAGCACACCCGACAAGCCGACCTGGTACATGGTCGACGTGCGTTTCGTGCGCGAGCTGCCGCGGCCGGTGACCCTCTCCGAATTGAAGACCATCCCGGAACTGGGCGAGATGGCCCTGCTGAATCGCAGCCGTCTGTCGATCCAGCCGGTGCGCAAGGAAGAGTGGGACCGCATCATCAGGCTCGCCGGCCTATGACATCGATAAAGCAGCGCTCGAAAAAGCCGGGCTGGCCCCGGCGACGCTGATCCACATACCTGCTGTTCACGAAGCTCAGCACGAGACCCCGCGTCCTCCCTTTTGCGAAGGGGAGGACGCGGGGTCTCGTGCTATTAGGGTGGCAGTAAAGATCCTGTCCCCCCTTTCGCAAAAGGGGGGAACTCTCTGTCACGGTTTCTACTGGCAACCTACTCATGTTGCCGAAATTCTCTTCCACCCGTCGCTGGATCAATCACTACAGGCTCTTGGCCGCCAGTTCGTAAACGTCCCGTGCCAGGCCCGGCTCGGCCAGGATGCGCTCCAGCTGTTTCTTCATGAGCTCTTGGCGGTGCGCGTCGTAGCGCCGCCAGCGGCTGAAGGGTGTGAGCATGCGCGCGGCTATCTGCGGGTTGATCCCGTTCAAAAGCAGGATCTGATCGGCGAGGAAACGGTACCCCCTGCCGCCGGCATCGTGGAAGCGGACCTGGTTCCCCTGGCTGAAGGCACCCACCAGCGAGCGGACCCGGTTCGGGTTGCGCATATCGAAGTCCGGGTGCGCCAAAAGTGCCAGCACCCGATCCATGGTGTCGGGTAGACGCGACAGCGCCTGGTGGGTGAACCACTTGTCGATGACGCCGCGGTCGCCACGCCAGCACTCGTAAAAGGACGCAAGTGCTTCTTCGCGTTCCGAGCAGGCGCAGCTGGCCAGCGGGGCGAGCGCGCCCAAGCTGTCGGTCATGTTGTCCGCGCTTTTGTACTGGGCCATGCAGGCGTCGATCGCTTCCTGCGTCCCCGCCGCCATCAGGTAGGCAAGGCAGAGGTTTTTGAGACGGCGGCAGCCGTCAAGCCCGTCGTCGGGACGGTAGGGAGCCTTGGGGGCACAGGCTGCCCGCGCGGCAAAGAGCTCCGCAGCCAGCCTCCGGCCTACCGTGGCCCGCACCAGCTCGCGCGCCTGGTGGATAGCATCGGGGTCGATGACCGACATCTGCTCGGCGAGGTAGCTCTCGGCGGGGAGGGTGAGCGTCTCGGCCAGGAAGGCCCGGTCCTGGCGCTCATCGGCAAGAAGCCTTCTAAAGGAGCCGATGAAGCTCTCTGGTACCTGCGCCTCCCGGCCGGCCTGGATGTCGGCGATGAGCCCTATGATCAGCTTCACCGCCTGGACCTGTCCCGCTTCCCAGCGCACGAACGGATCGCTGTCGCGCGTCATCAGGAGGTTCAGGTCCTCGTCACGGTATGGGTACTGGAGCTTGACCGGCGCGCAGAAGTTGCGCAAAAGCGACGGCACCGGACGTCCCTTGAGCCCCACGAAGGTGAAACTTTCCGTCTCCTTCCTAAGCTCGAGGACCCGGGAAGTCCCGCCGGCCGCCGTCTCCCCCATAAGCTGGAGCGGTAACTCGTTGCCGTCCCCGTCCAAAAGCCCCATGGCGAACGGGATATGGAAGGGCTTCTTCTCCGGCTGGCCCGGCGTGGCCGGGCAGCTCTGGGTGACGGTCAGGGTGTAGCTACCGTTTTCGGGATGGTAGTCGTCGCTAACGGTCAAGACGGGGGTGCCGGCCTGGTCGTACCAGAGCATGAACTGGGACAGGTCGCGCTTGCCGGCATCCGCCATCGCCTGCACGAACTCGTCCACCCGCACCGCCTGCCCGTCGTGGCGCTCGAAGTAGAGATCCATCCCGGCCCGGAATGCCTCGCGCCCCAGGAGGGTCTGCAGCATCCGGATCACCTCGCCCCCCTTGTGGTACACGGTCATGCTGTAGAAGTTGTTGATCTCCACGTACGACTCGGGGCGCACCGGGTGGGCCAGCGGGCTGGCATCCTCGGCGAACTGGGCGCTACGCAGGCTCTTCACATCCGCGATCCTCTTCACCGGACGCGACTGCATGTCGGCGGAGAACTCCTGGTCGCGGAAGATGGTGAGCCCTTCCTTCAGGGAAAGCTGGAACCAGTCGCGGCAGGTGATCCTGTTGCCGGTCCAGTTGTGGAAGTATTCGTGGCCGATCACCTCCTCGATCGCCTCGTAGTCGTCGTCGGTGGCGCTTGCCGGGCTCGCCAGCACGTAGCGCGAGTTGAAGACGTTCAGCCCCTTGTTTTCCATCGCCCCCATGTTGAAGTCGTCCACGGCCACAACCATGTAGGTGTCCAGGTCGTACTCGCGGCCGAACTGCTCTTCGTCCCAGCGCATGGCGTGCATCAGGGACCTGAGGGCGTGCTCGCACTTGTCCTTGTTGCGCTCCTCGACGTAGATCTCCAGTTGCACCTGTCGGCCGCTCATGGTGGTGAAGCGGTCGGCGATGTGGACCAGGTCTCCGGCAACGACGGCGAAGAGGTAGCTGGGCTTCTTGAAGGGGTCGTGCCAGACGGCGAAGTGACGCCCGTCGGGGAGATCGCCCTTCTCGACCAGGTTGCCGTTGGCCAAGAGCACCGGGCAGGTCGCCTTGTCCGCGCGCAGGGTAACCGTGTAGACCGCCATGACGTCGGGACGGTCGGTGAAGTAGGTGATGCGCCGGAACCCCTCGGCTTCGCATTGGGTGCAGAGCATGGGGCCCGAGGCGTAGAGGCCGGAGAGGGCGCTGTTCTCCTTGGGATTGATCCTGGTTTCCACCTCGAGGACGAAGCGCTCGGGAGGCTCGGGGAGCACCAGGCAGTGCTCCTCGACCCGATAGGCCCCTTGTTCCAGGACGACCCCGTCCAGCTTGAGCGACACCAGGGTCAGTTCTTCTCCGTCCAGGACCAGCGGTCTTACTCCGCTGCTGCGGTCGTGGTTGCTGTGGATGGCGAGACGGGATAGCACCCGGGTATCTTCCGGGGAAAGGTCGAAGCAAAGCTCCACTGTATCGACCAGGTAATCGGGAACCTTGTAGTCCTTTTGGTGGATGGTCTGGTGCTGGCACTGTGACATGGTGTTCCCCTTCTCTGAGTTTATGATAGCTGCGGCCAAAGGTCTCATTGTATCGGGAGCTACAGGTGTTTTCAATGCCTACCGTGAGTAGAGAGATAGATTTGATGAATGATGCCGCATGCTTGGGCAGGCGCCCGCAACAACGCGTTTCCGGGGATGTCGCTGCCGGAGTGGCAAGCACCCCCAATTTGTTGACTTTACTGGAGAATAAGGCTATACAGTCGGCATGAAACGTCTGCTCTTCTCGCTACTTTTCCTGGTTTTCGCTTCTCTTGCCGCTCCGGTACTTCCCGCCAGTGCCACGGAGATCTACGCGCAGCAGACCGGCAAGAGCTGCGACGCCTGCCATGTCGATCCGGCGGGGGGCGGGGAACTGACCGCGGCCGGAAAGCAGTTCGCCGCCGCGCGCGCCGTGAAAAGCGAGGCCCCGCAGGTCTCCGCGGCCGGCAAGGTGGTGCGCTTCCTGGCGGGCTACCTGCACATGCTGATCGCCATTTTGTGGTTCGGCACCATTCTTTACGTGCACCTGGTCCTCAAGCCCGCCTATGCAGCGGGGGGACTCCCCCGCGGCGAGGTCAAGGTGGGTGTGCTATCAATGGGCGTCATGGGGATCACCGGCGCCATCCTGACCCACTTCCGGGTGACTTCCCTCGATATGCTGCTGCACACCCGTTTCGGGGTGCTGTTGCTGGTCAAGATATCCCTCTACCTGGTGATGGTTTTCTCCGCCGCCTACGTGGTGCTGGTTATCGGACCCAAGCTGAAGGGGAAGCGGC
This window of the Geomonas agri genome carries:
- a CDS encoding EVE domain-containing protein, translating into MPNYWLFKSEPSSFSLDDLKSRPDATEHWDGVRNFQARNFLRDQVQVGDQVLFYHSNVAEPGVVGIAEVVRAGYPDFTAFDPTSKYFDPKSTPDKPTWYMVDVRFVRELPRPVTLSELKTIPELGEMALLNRSRLSIQPVRKEEWDRIIRLAGL
- the pepN gene encoding aminopeptidase N, which encodes MSQCQHQTIHQKDYKVPDYLVDTVELCFDLSPEDTRVLSRLAIHSNHDRSSGVRPLVLDGEELTLVSLKLDGVVLEQGAYRVEEHCLVLPEPPERFVLEVETRINPKENSALSGLYASGPMLCTQCEAEGFRRITYFTDRPDVMAVYTVTLRADKATCPVLLANGNLVEKGDLPDGRHFAVWHDPFKKPSYLFAVVAGDLVHIADRFTTMSGRQVQLEIYVEERNKDKCEHALRSLMHAMRWDEEQFGREYDLDTYMVVAVDDFNMGAMENKGLNVFNSRYVLASPASATDDDYEAIEEVIGHEYFHNWTGNRITCRDWFQLSLKEGLTIFRDQEFSADMQSRPVKRIADVKSLRSAQFAEDASPLAHPVRPESYVEINNFYSMTVYHKGGEVIRMLQTLLGREAFRAGMDLYFERHDGQAVRVDEFVQAMADAGKRDLSQFMLWYDQAGTPVLTVSDDYHPENGSYTLTVTQSCPATPGQPEKKPFHIPFAMGLLDGDGNELPLQLMGETAAGGTSRVLELRKETESFTFVGLKGRPVPSLLRNFCAPVKLQYPYRDEDLNLLMTRDSDPFVRWEAGQVQAVKLIIGLIADIQAGREAQVPESFIGSFRRLLADERQDRAFLAETLTLPAESYLAEQMSVIDPDAIHQARELVRATVGRRLAAELFAARAACAPKAPYRPDDGLDGCRRLKNLCLAYLMAAGTQEAIDACMAQYKSADNMTDSLGALAPLASCACSEREEALASFYECWRGDRGVIDKWFTHQALSRLPDTMDRVLALLAHPDFDMRNPNRVRSLVGAFSQGNQVRFHDAGGRGYRFLADQILLLNGINPQIAARMLTPFSRWRRYDAHRQELMKKQLERILAEPGLARDVYELAAKSL
- a CDS encoding CopD family protein translates to MKRLLFSLLFLVFASLAAPVLPASATEIYAQQTGKSCDACHVDPAGGGELTAAGKQFAAARAVKSEAPQVSAAGKVVRFLAGYLHMLIAILWFGTILYVHLVLKPAYAAGGLPRGEVKVGVLSMGVMGITGAILTHFRVTSLDMLLHTRFGVLLLVKISLYLVMVFSAAYVVLVIGPKLKGKRREPVALPAGKELTLDELASFDGNEGRPAYFAYEGKLYDASASRLWKQGVHMGRHHAGEDLSEALKLAPHGSEKVLLMPEVGSLADVTQRKAPLHERVFFFMAYMNLTIVFLIVLILSLWRWA